In the Heterodontus francisci isolate sHetFra1 chromosome 6, sHetFra1.hap1, whole genome shotgun sequence genome, one interval contains:
- the rps3 gene encoding 40S ribosomal protein S3, producing the protein MAAQISKKRKFVADGIFKAELNEFLTRELAEDGYSGVEVRVTPTRTEIIILATRTQNVLGEKGRRIRELTAVVQKRFGFPEGSVELYAEKVATRGLCAIAQAESLRYKLLGGLAVRRACYGVLRFIMESGAKGCEVVVSGKLRGQRAKSMKFVDGLMIHSGDPVNYYVDTAVRHVLLRQGVLGIKVKIMLPWDPSGKIGPKKPLPDHVSIVEPKDEILPTTPISEQKGGKPEQPVIQQPGPVPTA; encoded by the exons ATGGCGGCGCAGATCTCCAAGAAGCGAAAG TTCGTGGCGGACGGGATCTTCAAGGCCGAACTCAACGAATTCCTGACCCGCGAGTTGGCCGAGGACGGGTACAGCGGCGTGGAGGTGCGAGTCACACCGACCAGGACCGAGATCATCATTTTGGCGACCAG GACGCAGAACGTGCTGGGTGAGAAAGGTCGCCGAATCCGTGAGCTGACTGCTGTTGTTCAGAAGCGATTTGGTTTCCCAGAGGGAAGTGTTGAG CTTTATGCTGAAAAGGTTGCCACTCGAGGGCTTTGTGCCATTGCTCAGGCAGAGTCCCTGCGCTACAAATTGCTAGGAGGCCTGGCTGTGCGTAG AGCCTGCTATGGTGTTCTCCGCTTCATTATGGAAAGTGGAGCCAAGGGCTGTGAGGTGGTAGTTTCCGGAAAACTCCGAGGCCAGAGAGCCAAGTCCATGAAGTTTGTTGACGGTCTGATGATCCACAGTGGTGATCCAGTGAACTACTACGTTGATACTGCTGTGCGTCATGTACTGCTAAGACAAG GTGTACTGGGAATTAAGGTTAAGATCATGCTGCCGTGGGATCCAAGTGGTAAAATTGGTCCCAAAAAACCTCTGCCTGATCACGTCAGCATTGTTGAGCCTAAGGATGAGATCTTGCCAACTACACCCATTTCAGAACAGAAGGGAGGCAAACCAGAGCAGCCTGTGATCCAGCAGCCTGGACCAGTTCCAACTGCATAA